In Diadema setosum chromosome 2, eeDiaSeto1, whole genome shotgun sequence, the DNA window cattttcgtcatcatcatcctcatcatccaaTGTCTGGTAGGAGACAAGGGGGTACTCCCATGGCCTGCAGTGTGTCTTTCCTCACAGTTGAAGGATCCTTCAGCAGCGAGCGGACACAGCTCCAGGCCAATTGGAGGAGGGGCTGCATCCTCACCCACACCCTCACCAAACTCTTGGTGCGCCTCCTGCCTTCCTTATCCAAGACTCCTCCATGAATGAAGAGGCATCCACTCTGTGGATGGACACATGAGACATTATAGAACGGGTAGCGAGAATTCTGCAATATCATTGGTCGAGAACTGTGTGTGGATTTTCTACTGGCCACACGCTGcctcacagtggtaaacatgttatcacgCACTTGTAGCAGGAGCATGCGCACTTGTCACAGTACTTttgccatgcatccagtaataaCTGGATGCATGGTTTTGAAGTACTGGATGCATGATTTTCAGGCTTTTGTCTCTggaagccaaaaggaaatgcatccagtaaatttgcCATCGGGCAACACATTCAAAAAATGGAgttttggcaagaaaattgtTCCATTCTATAACacagatgacgcacatgtcttttcgtgtgTCAGTCGGattatagtgtgcatgcggtaactatggaattaagcctaaacccactcagctttgcctcgtgggttaagcattccatagttaccttatgcacacaatgcCGACTgatgcactcagacctgtgcgtcatttgtacatttgtatattggaaaacacatttttacaacCAAGCTAAGGATTCAGTTGTAtgaaaccaacaacaaacaagaacaaaacaaattatcataaaacatcAACCAAAACAGAGCCATTCAGGCAGATCAAGAAATTGTGCTGGTAATTTTCTACAAAGCTAAAGTTGGTTCGGATGCCATTCACAAGGCTACCATTAGGATCAAACAAAATGTTTGCAGGCTTGGAGAAgccattcaattcacattatgAGTACCAGTTTAAATAGAAACTTCACTTTGAGTAGCTTCACTGTGCAATGAAAATGTACCCCAGGAGCTAATACATAATCTGTGAACACAGCAACATAACTGACATAAATTTCTTGGTACTTTACTGAGTTtacaaaaattaatgtattgCTTTACTATTACAGATTTCCCACTTCACATGTGCCAATGTTTTCTCATTGATCCTATCAATAACCATGTGAAATGCAGTAATTATAAAATGTGATTATCATCTTTTTACGAAGGTTTAGAATACAGCCAATAAGAAGTGTTAAAGTGAGTCATGTGTGCACTCTTTATCTTTACACTACAACAtgtttgaatttttctttttggacCTCTTGGATCATATGAGTAAgttctacatgtagctgactggtatttaCCCACAAAGGTAAATGAAAAATAGTTCACTgacccattctataaaacaaataatgcacaggtgtaaaatgaaaaatagttcattgacccattttataaaacaaataatgcacaggtttaaaatgaaaatagttCATTgacccattctataaaacaaataatgcacaggttaAAGATTGTACCGCTATTTGAGATGGGGCACTCTCTCAGATATTAACAATGTCATGCAACATGCACTTGGATgtgcctcgtgcatgtttcaccaTTGCAAATACCCTTGAGAGCACCGCATCTCCACCAGCACACTCTCACCTTTGCAGAATTTACATAataagcaaaatttgaaaatatcgAGTCATAAAATagtgaaaaaagtgaaaggaTTGCTTTCACAATATGCACACTATGTGTGCTAGGTGACTTCTCTGAATGAAACCAGCCCCCAGGAGAGTCGGGTCCAACATCTTCCAGGGTATGAAACTCTCTGGCTTGTGAGAACCAGCACCAAACACTCCATACTCTTGCAAGTATGTTTCCCTTAAATTTATTTGGAGTCATAAAGAAACAATCTACCTGTACTTACCGGTGTTATTGCTGATGCATGGAAGTACACAGGTTGTGGTAATTTGGCTGTCAATTTAGTCCACTTGCGTGTGTCTAGTGATAAGGTCCATATATCGTCATAGATTCGCTCCCCATCGTAGCCACCTGTGATGTAGCCAActgaatattaatgaaaaagagGGAAAGGAAGATTAGAGTTCTTAACTGTTCCAACTCAATTTTGATTCAATATCAATGTGACGGAGCATAAGAAATGATCAGGATCCCCTAGGAGTGGATGAATACGGCTATACtgatatgtttatgtatctTATGACAAGATAACATACTTTAGAGATGGTTTTGAGTAGGATTTTTCTGTTTACCAGACAAACTCATCTTGGTTGACTACCCCTAGTCAACTAGGATAAACTGAAAAGGGGATTGGGAACACTCATTAGCATTTTATGACACAAAATAAACTCCGAATATTTAACCATTACACTCCATCCTGCTTACAATTAACTTCacatcgctggggtgacaagacctcatatctgcaaaatgtcaaatgttcaggagagcaaaaaacatggcagccaaagcactatatcaaatAGGACAGactttcctttgacatgtcgtggtggcttcatttttggggtatgACAGCTAGGATAtatggacaggacatcacttatctaattatctgaccattaatcaaaaagtcattttcaccaaaatttgagatacaggtaacaaggtcttgtcaccccagcattGTTATACTCTATTAAGGTGAAAGAGCAATACCTCCTGTTTACACTCACCATTATCTAACTGTGCGCAACCATGGCAACGACGTGGTCCAGGAAAGCCATGGATTGCATCAGGGTATGTATCCATCAATTCCCATTGCCTTGTCTCTGTGTCAAACACATTCAGCTGGTTTgggcaaaacaacaacaacaataaatgaaACAGTAACACAACATCAGAAGAAAACCAAATCTCAAAAAGGAGAGAGGTATTCACCAAATATTTCATAGGGGTAACAAGGATCATCCTTTgctaaagaaaaaataacattagCACAAAAAGAACttagaccctgtttacagtgcggggccgggttcggccgcggctcggccgtggccgagcctcgcaattttgtccgtttacactgctgggctcggccgcgcttttaattcaaacctttcaatattttgtcgtagtggcgctctgcttgtaaacaaacgcaatttggtatagcctggttttcagaccctttgccaactggattccgtggcaacaaagtcgccgttcgggcaaaggcctttgccgaaggaaaaatcctttgcaggacaaaaccaccttaaactatacttgttttcgacgttgagggggttaatatcgtgaatagcgagatagtacgggcagagggtctggaagccagactaaaattggccgcgcatttggcccagtttgcgtttacaccaagaagagtcgagccgcggccgagaccacctccagagcgtggctaaatgcgcggccaattttggcctcgcacttggccttttgcgcgtttacactgaaatgaaggagggctcggccacggccgagtctcgcactgtaaacagggtcttaTTTCCCATTTCACTGAAAAAGTTTTGATGAACATGAGCCAGAAAATGCAAGGTGTTACTGAGGAAATTCTTTTGATATTCCATTTCTTTCCCTAAAACATTGCTATGGACTACATTTTGCAAAGTTTTATGTTGAAAAGAACAGGAAATCAAATCTTACATAATACAAAAACCAAGTGTTTATGttcagcttgaactcccaagtgcattgaccctatctgcaaaaagaaaaaagaaaatccatcaGAAATCCATACAAATTCCCGGACCACTACCAAagtttaatcatctgttccttgggTCATTATCAACATTTCCTggaagtttcattcaaatctgtttacaactttttgagctatttttcaaaaagaaaaaccaacGCAGATGatcctccttccttggcggaggtaacaatGCAAAGCCAATGAGTAACGCACCTGTTCCAGTGTAAACGCCATCTGAGATGTACCTCCTCCAATGACATACAGCCGACGCCCATCACTCAGCATCTCATGCCTGTATCGAGGGTCAGGCACGCCCCTGTTCCTCTCCGTTAGGCCCTTGACCACTTTGGTCTCATGCACCTGGAGGTCAAACACTCGTTCCCACTTGCTGGTGTGCAGGTGACAGCGATGGACGTCGGAGCAGTAGACCCACCCCGTTGTTCCTCCAAACACGTACAGGTATGGATCGAGAATTGCTATAGTCTGCAGATTAGGAACAACAGGCATACAAATAGTCACTGACCACTCAAACCATAAAGCCTCATTGTTTCAGTAAATTTCTATTTCAGGGCAACAAAACCAAGTCAAGCGGTCGGTATATAGGGTAACAACTGAGGTAGTTGCAGCGATACTCTCTGTCAAAATGTATAGTTTACTCACAAATTGTTCCCGACAATAATTTCTCAATAGATTAACTGAATAGATATGtatcaaaatatatcatatggCATTACAGAAttaaaattttgctgttgtttctttttatagTTTTTGACAAATTTCTTTTTGCACTAAtcaagaattaatacaagacttAATCAAATTTTGGGCATAATTTCGTGATTCTAGAATTAGAATTACATCTCCTCCGAAGCAGAGAGAAAATTTACTTGTGCAAAATATCCATGTTCACAGTAAATTTTGCAACAAGATAATTGTATTATTACACAAATTGGCATGGTTACTTGTTCTATCAAAATCAACCCATAAAAACAGCAGACTGCCCATATTCTCCACCCctttctatcccccccccccctcagtccTTGGCTCACCTGGCCATAGCTGTTGATAGGCTTCTTCTCCCCTTCTGCACTCCTATGATGCCACTCAATGCTGCGCACATCCAGCCAAGTTATCTGGTTACTGCTAGTGTGCCCAAAGGGGAAACTGGTACCCCCATAGATGAGGACCGTCCGACCCCGCCGAACGGCCGACATGGAGGCAAGCTTGAAGTGGCTGCGGCACTCATCAGCAAGCAGATGCCATTGATTGGATGGAATGTGATACCTCCATACCTACAGGGAGTGGGACACATCAGTGCTCTTTGTCAtgagttttttgttttacttggaTCAACTAACTATTAAACTTTACACTCTTTTAGGGAATTAGAGTCAACCTGAAATACTGCATTTCAGATCTGGATCAGTTAATAGTTAACTTCCCAAATTTTTgtctgatttttatcaaatttgtatAGTGAGGTGGCCACACCTCGTCAGGGGACCTAATAATATCACCATGCTTAAAATTGTTACGAGCGCTCTGAACAAAAATTTATGCCCTGGACTGTGTTCAGGGTgtacgcttgaaacttggcagggttaccacaaccaagcaaattaTGGTGAAAACCGAGCAGTCTTTTCGCGAAAATCATAAATTTATTTTAGGAATACGTGTTATAAGTATCATCACGGTCACCCACACACATCTTTTACGTGcttgtctatgggagcatcacggtcacccgcacacgtcttttatgtgctttgtctatgggagcatgGGTGACAAGTTGCAGGCCCCTTCCTTAGCGTACAACCattccgcatcgttcgcgtttgactACGATAGCCGCATATTTCCGGTATCGGTCAGTGAACTTGTGGTTCTACTGGAATCTTCAGAATTTTTCATGTACCGGTATGTGAGTGGgctttcatagaatttcagtgacgaaatgtgattcaaacatgcataaacatCAACTTTGAtgaggtgcgggtcactcaaCTATACTGATTGTGTTCATACAAGGTTACTCCTTCTTATTAGACTAACTTTAACTGATCCAGAATAGCTCTCTCAGAATCCATTATTGGATACAGGATAAAATTTATGCTTCCTTGGAAGACATAAGATCATTAGTTTTGCATTCTTTGGCAAAAGAATCTCTAGTAATCTACATATTAGACAAACAACTTAAGCTCCTATAtctacaaagaaaacaaaatatttcctaTTTTGAGGAGTACCCTGagattttttttcactaaattaAGCCCAAACAAATGAGCATGACATTTACGATGTATCTTGCTATATTCAAAGAATAACCTTTagcattttgaaaaataaattctAGATAGTTTCAgttatattttctatttttcaaaAGACACAGTTTTTTTATTCACTAATCTTACCTCTCCAAACAGTGGCTCTCTGATATCCCCGAAGTATTGAAAGACTGTTTCTTCATCTGGATTATAGCCACCAAACAGGTAAACGTTGGTTTCATCAGCCACAGCACAGTGACCACTTCTAGCACACGGCTTCCTTTGCCTCGCTGTGGTGAAGATAGAAGGAAACCCAATAGGTGGTAGAATGTATTAGATGACATTGCTTTGCAAAATAACATactataaaagtgaaaattttcgcggtgttgacatttttgcgcatttcgcgcaacccgaaactagtgcgaaaataaaagcacgcaaatatttttgcttgccatatgttccagtagttgatgtcttgattccgcggaattaaaaacatgcaaaactcttcttatcccactgagcacgaaaaattagtcgcgcgaaaatatccacttttacagtaaacagaACTC includes these proteins:
- the LOC140238642 gene encoding kelch domain-containing protein 10-like, whose product is MDHLYPLKIGSAVVLEPVACPESDRGYRRARQRKPCARSGHCAVADETNVYLFGGYNPDEETVFQYFGDIREPLFGEVWRYHIPSNQWHLLADECRSHFKLASMSAVRRGRTVLIYGGTSFPFGHTSSNQITWLDVRSIEWHHRSAEGEKKPINSYGQTIAILDPYLYVFGGTTGWVYCSDVHRCHLHTSKWERVFDLQVHETKVVKGLTERNRGVPDPRYRHEMLSDGRRLYVIGGGTSQMAFTLEQLNVFDTETRQWELMDTYPDAIHGFPGPRRCHGCAQLDNVGYITGGYDGERIYDDIWTLSLDTRKWTKLTAKLPQPVYFHASAITPSGCLFIHGGVLDKEGRRRTKSLVRVWVRMQPLLQLAWSCVRSLLKDPSTVRKDTLQAMGVPPCLLPDIG